One genomic window of Salvelinus alpinus chromosome 9, SLU_Salpinus.1, whole genome shotgun sequence includes the following:
- the LOC139530869 gene encoding E3 ubiquitin-protein ligase TRIM39-like isoform X2 → MMTYSLKFCLWAVYCQKDLALANERGVGVWKSQDAIEGSEDTSSTRVRMAASFSLLEEDLSCTVCYQIFREPVILLCSHSFCKACLEESWSKRETQDCPVCIRSSRDQSPPNLALRHVCETLLREREIKDSPGPTEEATEGPSQGENTSHRGLQGVCGLHSQRLQLFCLEDECLVCVECVSEHAGHSFCSLVKAASQRREGLRPTLETLEEKMSAFCKAKLNCDKMAAHIGAQAQLAEKQIMKEFEKLHCFLREEEVERLAALKEEEGEKNKRIKERVKEISEMMSSLSDTIRAVEEKLAVDDLLFLQSYKTMMERAQSTPKDPQLGSGALINLAKHLGNLKFQVWQKMQGAVKYMPVVLEPNTAHPYLYPSEDLSSLRSEDKGQSLPDNPERFDSYRDILGSEGFTSGTHFWDVEVRENDDWRVGVASESVSRKHGLDEEECGIWAVGVANGEPYKMKKTTQRIRVSLKWDKQEVSFIDLSSYTQTLRTFNHKFTERMYPYFYLLNGQPLQILPGKVSLNVENHVENHDMELF, encoded by the exons ATGATGACATACAGTCTGAAATTTTGTCTTTGGGCTGTCTATTGTCAGAAGGATTTAGCCTTGGCCAATGAGAGAGGAGTAGGAGTGTGGAAATCACAGGACGCTATAGAAGGCAGTGAAGACACATCAAG CACTCGTGTGAGGATGGCAGCCAGTTTCTCTCTCCTGGAAGAGGACCTGTCGTGTACAGTGTGCTATCAGATATTCAGGGAGCCAGTGATCCTGCTCTGCAGCCACAGCTTCTGCAAGGCCTGTCTGGAGGAGAGTTGGAGTAAACGGGAGACGCAGGACTGCCCAGTCTGCATAAGGTCCTCCAGAGACCAGTCGCCTCCCAACCTGGCCCTGAGGCATGTCTGTGAGACTCTACTAAGGGAGAGGGAGATTAAGGACTCTCCTGGGCCCACAGAGGAGGCGACAGAGGGGCCCTCACAGGGTGAAAACACCAGCCACAGGGGGTTACAGGGTGTGTGTGGTTTACACTCCCAGAGGCTCCAGCTCTTCTGCCTTGAGGATGAATGTCTGGTGTGTGTGGAATGTGTGTCGGAGCATGCAGGCCACAGCTTCTGCTCTCTCGTGAAGGCAGCAagccagaggagagaggggctcaGACCCACACTGGAGACCTTGGAGGAGAAAATGTCTGCCTTCTGCAAAGCCAAGCTTAACTGTGACAAAATGGCTGCTCACATCGGGGCGCAGGCCCAGCTAGCAGAGAAGCAGATAATGAAAGAGTTTGAGAAGCTACACTGCTTCctgagagaagaggaggtggagaggctAGCTGCgctgaaggaggaagagggggagaagaatAAAAGGATaaaggagagagtgaaggagataaGTGAGATGATGTCATCTCTGTCGGACACAATCAGGGCTGTGGAGGAGAAGCTGGCAGTGGATGATTTGTTGTTTCTGCAGAGCTACAAGACTATGATGGAGAGAGCACAGAGTACGCCTAAGGACCCACAGCTGGGCTCAGGAGCACTGATCAACTTGGCCAAACACCTGGGCAATCTCAAGTTCCAGGTCTGGCAGAAGATGCAGGGGGCAGTGAAATACATGCCTGTAGTTCTAGAACCAAACACCGCACATCCCTATCTCTATCCATCTGAAGATCTGTCCAGCCTACGATCTGAAGATAAAGGACAGAGTCTCCCAGACAACCCAGAGAGGTTTGATTCATACCGTGACATCCTGGGTTCAGAGGGGTTCACTTCAGGGACACACTTCTGGGATGTGGAAGTCAGAGAAAATGATGACTGGAGGGTAGGGGTGGCCAGTGAGTCTGTTAGTAGGAAACATGGGTTAGATGAAGAAGAATGTGGAATATGGGCTGTTGGGGTAGCTAATGGTGAACCTTATAAAATGAAGAAGACGACCCAGAGGATCAGAGTTTCGCTGAAGTGGGACAAACAGGAGGTGTCCTTCATTGATCTTAGTTCATACACACAAACCCTCAGAACATTTAATCACAAATTTACAGAGAGGATGTATCCATACTTTTATTTGTTAAATGGTCAACCACTACAGATCCTTCCAGGGAAAGTCTCTTTAAATGTGGAAAACCATGTGGAAAACCAtgatatggaattgttttaa